The following proteins are co-located in the Syngnathus scovelli strain Florida chromosome 5, RoL_Ssco_1.2, whole genome shotgun sequence genome:
- the LOC125968637 gene encoding LOW QUALITY PROTEIN: uncharacterized protein (The sequence of the model RefSeq protein was modified relative to this genomic sequence to represent the inferred CDS: inserted 1 base in 1 codon) — protein MKFEDIISDVGGFGRFQKMIMTISFISRFTLACHFLLNSFIAAVPAHHCLVAAGGLFRNLSQADRLAVSIPLEEDGTRSSCRMFAEPQYNLLFNTSDVTQVLTLPCLDGWVYDNTTFKSTLATQWDLVCDKKSRSQSTVTIFFIGIMFGSMTFGSLSDRFGRRIMLLTSYLSGMLFALASAFATSFLMFAVLRFLTGFCMTGTVIVSLVLCTVILDHRMTFYVQLNHYLRTCFSYPSYTYVCVCPCILQPGVEWVDIEHRKTVGILESFSWTFGSICFVPIAYLVNDWRWLTVAVTLPVLFGVFTWRWMPESARWLIANGKVEEAHLCLVKCAKMNGTEASCHGLQPETLSSIVVTEKKSRVYSYLDLMRTPKMRRLSLCTGSLWFTIAIAFYGITFNISGFGLNVYLTQLLYSLAEMPGQLSSFFLLDRIGRKPTEVGMLTLLAVSLGINILIPKDMSTLRTMVAVVGKGFASASSSTLVLYSSELFPTVVRQNGMGYNSSMSRMGVALTPLVLLLDDVWKDLPQLILFSSAVLSAILASQLPETLGRCLPETIEDVEGRKRGIQELEGNNKESEFMENKVKIKQADRRLSIDKLLKTRGCGSGLCALLNWIRGPEVSSTPFLRGIAALSARVCLEHTPALIMKFEDIISDVGGFGRFQKMIVAISFIGRITLPCHFLLNSFIAAVPAHHCLVAAGGLFRNLSQADRLTVSIPLEEDGTRSSCRMFAEPQYHLLFNTSDVTQVLTLPCLDGWVYDNTTFKSTLATQWDLVCDKKSRSQSTATIFFVGVMFGAVTFGSLSDRFGRRIMLLTSYLSGMLFALASAFATSFLMFAVLRFLTGFCITGIVIVSLVLCTVILHHQMAFYVQLNHYLSCXYLSILYICVCVCPCILQPGVEWVDIEHRKTVGIFDSLSWAFGSICFVPIAYLVNEWRWLTVAVTLPVLFGVFTWRWVPESARWLIANGKVEEAHLCLVKCAKMNGTEASCHGLKPETLSSIVVTEKKSRVYSYLDLMRTPKMRRLSLCTGSLWFTIAIAFYGITFNVSGFGLNVYLTQLLYSSVEVPSKLSSFFLLDRIGRKRTQVGMSTLLAVSLGINILIPKEMSTLRTMVAVIGKGFSSASFCTTVLYSSELFPTVVRQNGMGFNSSMARMGVALAPLILLLDDVWKDLPQLVLVSSAVLAAILASQLPETRGRCLPETIEDVEGKKISPNFGYTCNVT, from the exons atgAAGTTCGAGGACATTATCTCTGACGTCGGCGGATTCGGGAGGTTCCAGAAGATGATAATGACCATCAGCTTCATAAGTCGCTTCACACTGGCCTGCCACTTTCTACTCAACAGCTTCATCGCAGCGGTTCCCGCGCACCACTGCCTTGTCGCTGCCGGAGGGCTCTTCAGGAATCTGTCCCAGGCAGACAGGCTCGCCGTCAGCATCCCACTAGAGGAGGACGGCACCCGCAGCTCCTGTCGAATGTTCGCCGAGCCTCAGTATAATCTACTTTTCAACACGTCTGACGTCACTCAGGTGCTCACCTTGCCCTGTCTGGATGGGTGGGTGTATGATAACACTACCTTCAAGTCTACTCTGGCCACCCAG TGGGACCTGGTGTGTGATAAAAAAAGCAGAAGCCAATCCACGGTCACTATCTTCTTTATTGGCATAATGTTTGGATCTATGACTTTTGGAAGTCTGAGTGACAG GTTCGGTCGGAGGATCATGCTGCTAACATCTTATCTCTCTGGAATGCTGTTTGCTCTCGCCAGTGCTTTCGCCACATCCTTCCTGATGTTTGCAGTGCTGAGATTCCTTACCGGCTTTTGCATGACTGGCACAGTCATCGTCTCTTTGGTTCTCTGTACAGTCATTTTAGATCATCGGATGACATTTTATGTTCAACTCAACCATTATTTGAGGACTTGCTTTTCTTATCCATCCtatacatatgtgtgtgtgtgcccttgTATTCTTCAACCAGGTGTGGAGTGGGTGGACATAGAGCACAGAAAGACGGTTGGAATTCTTGAGAGCTTTTCCTGGACATTTGGGAGCATTTGCTTCGTACCCATTGCTTACCTTGTGAACGACTGGAGGTGGTTGACTGTTGCCGTCACTTTGCCCGTCCTCTTTGGTGTCTTTACATGGAG GTGGATGCCTGAGTCAGCTCGATGGCTCATTGCCAACGGAAAGGTGGAGGAAGCTCATTTGTGTCTCGTCAAATGTGCCAAAATGAACGGCACTGAGGCGTCGTGTCATGGACTTCAACCTGAG ACTCTTTCCTCCATCGTGGTGACAGAGAAGAAAAGTCGAGTGTATTCCTACTTGGACTTGATGAGAACACCTAAAATGAGAAGATTGTCTTTGTGCACTGGTTCTCTTTG GTTCACCATAGCAATTGCATTCTACGGCATCACCTTCAATATCAGCGGCTTTGGCCTTAATGTCTACCTCACTCAGTTGCTCTACTCATTAGCTGAAATGCCGGGCCAATTGTCCAGTTTCTTCTTACTGGACAGGATTGGCAGAAAGCCCACGGAGGTGGGAATGTTGACCTTGCTTGCTGTCTCACTCGGAATCAACATTTTGATACCAAAAG ATATGTCAACCCTGAGAACAATGGTGGCAGTCGTAGGAAAAGGCTTTGCTTCAGCATCATCTAGTACCCTAGTGCTCTACTCTTCTGAACTGTTTCCCACTGTTGTCAG GCAAAACGGGATGGGCTACAACTCTTCTATGTCTCGAATGGGTGTAGCCCTCACTCCTCTGGTCCTTTTACTGGATGACGTCTGGAAGGACCTGCCCCAACTCATCTTGTTCTCCTCAGCTGTCCTGTCAGCAATCCTGGCATCGCAGCTGCCAGAGACACTCGGCCGCTGCCTGCCAGAGACAATTGAGGATGTTGAGGGGAGAAAA AGGGGGATCCAAGAGCTGGAAGGGAACAACAAAGAGTCAGAGTTCATGGAAAACAAGGTGAAGATCAAACAGGCAGACCGGAGACTCAGCATAGACAA ACTCCTGAAGACACGTGGATGTGGAAGTGGCCTTTGTGCCTTGCTAAACTGGATAAGAGGTCCAGAAGTCTCAAGTACTCCTTTCTTGCGTGGGATTGCTGCGCTCTCTGCGCGTGTATGTCTGGAgcacacaccggcgctcatcatgAAGTTCGAGGACATTATCTCTGACGTCGGCGGATTCGGGAGGTTCCAGAAGATGATAGTGGCCATCAGCTTCATAGGGCGCATCACACTGCCCTGCCACTTTCTGCTCAACAGCTTCATTGCGGCGGTTCCCGCGCACCACTGCCTTGTCGCTGCCGGAGGGCTCTTCAGGAATCTGTCCCAGGCAGACAGGCTCACCGTCAGCATCCCATTGGAGGAGGACGGCACTCGCAGCTCCTGTCGGATGTTCGCCGAACCTCAATATCATCTGCTTTTCAACACGTCTGACGTCACTCAGGTGCTCACCTTGCCCTGTCTGGATGGGTGGGTGTATGATAACACTACCTTCAAATCCACACTGGCCACCCAG TGGGACCTGGTGTGTGATAAAAAAAGCAGAAGCCAATCCACGGCTACTATCTTCTTTGTTGGCGTAATGTTTGGagctgtgacttttggaagtctGAGTGACAG GTTCGGTCGGAGGATCATGCTGCTGACATCTTATCTCTCTGGAATGCTGTTTGCTCTCGCCAGTGCTTTCGCCACATCCTTCCTGATGTTTGCAGTGCTGAGATTCCTTACCGGCTTTTGCATAACTGGCATAGTCATCGTCTCTTTGGTTCTCTGTACAGTCATTTTACATCATCAGATGGCATTTTATGTTCAACTCAACCATTATTTGAGTT TTTATTTATCCATACtatacatatgtgtgtgtgtgtgcccctgTATTCTTCAACCAGGTGTGGAGTGGGTGGACATAGAGCACAGAAAGACGGTTGGAATTTTTGACAGTCTTTCCTGGGCATTTGGGAGCATTTGCTTCGTACCCATTGCTTACCTTGTGAACGAATGGAGGTGGTTGACTGTTGCCGTCACTTTGCCCGTCCTCTTTGGTGTCTTTACATGGAG GTGGGTGCCTGAGTCAGCTCGATGGCTCATTGCCAACGGAAAGGTGGAGGAAGCTCATTTGTGTCTCGTCAAATGTGCCAAAATGAACGGCACTGAGGCATCGTGTCATGGACTTAAACCTGAG ACTCTTTCCTCCATCGTGGTGACAGAGAAGAAAAGTCGAGTGTATTCCTACTTGGACTTGATGAGAACACCTAAAATGAGAAGATTGTCCTTGTGCACTGGTTCTCTTTG GTTCACCATAGCAATTGCATTCTACGGCATCACCTTCAATGTCAGCGGCTTTGGCCTTAATGTCTACCTCACTCAGTTGCTCTACTCATCAGTGGAAGTGCCGAGCAAATTGTCCAGTTTCTTCTTACTGGACAGGATTGGCAGGAAGCGCACGCAGGTGGGAATGTCTACCTTGCTTGCTGTCTCTCTCGGAATCAACATTTTGATACCAAAAG AAATGTCAACCCTGAGAACAATGGTGGCAGTCATAGGAAAAGGCTTTTCTTCAGCAtcattttgtaccacagtgctcTACTCTTCTGAATTGTTTCCCACTGTTGTCAG ACAAAACGGGATGGGCTTCAACTCATCTATGGCCCGAATGGGTGTGGCCCTCGCTCCTCTCATCCTTTTACTGGATGACGTCTGGAAGGACCTGCCCCAACTCGTCTTGGTCTCCTCAGCCGTCCTGGCAGCAATCCTGGCATCGCAGCTCCCAGAGACACGTGGCCGCTGCCTGCCAGAGACAATTGAGGAtgttgaagggaaaaaaataagccCAAACTTTGGTTATACCTGTAATGTTACCTGA
- the ndnl2 gene encoding necdin-like 2, with protein sequence MSQRKRLSNSQSSSQRKRPQSSSGTVGEDEDATYTQPSVSQVQRNLEKLSPSQVDQKITEVVQYILVKDQKKIPIRRADLVKNVIKEYRNVYPEIMKRVTHTFEQVFGLKLVNIDTKNQLYILINKFEATAGGPSFCVANPKTGLLFFILSVIFMKQGVAKESLIWNMLEKLRINPTKKHEDFGDVKKMVTDEFVRQRYLEYVLIPHSDPPEHNFLWGPRADKEVSKAKILQFVAELHDQDPRNWKHQYAEAHKTQDSQPSSSSRR encoded by the exons AGACCACAAAGCTCATCAGGCACTGTGGGTGAGGATGAAGATGCAACGTACACTCAGCCGAGTGTGTCACAGGTCCAGAGAAACCTCGAGAAGCTCTCGCCTTCACAAGTTGACCAAAAG ATAACTGAGGTGGTCCAGTACATCCTGGTAAAAGATCAGAAGAAGATACCCATACGGCGTGCAG ACTTGGTGAAAAATGTGATCAAAGAATACCGAAATGTCTACCCTGAGATCATGAAGAGAGTGACCCACACCTTTGAACAG GTTTTTGGCCTTAAATTGGTCAATATAGACACAAAGAATCAATTGTACATCCTCATCAATAAGTTTGAGGCAACAGCTGGAGGACCGTCCTTCTG CGTGGCCAACCCGAAGACGGGACTGCTCTTTTTCATCCTGAGTGTCATCTTCATGAAACAGGGCGTGGCCAAAGAAA GCTTGATATGGAACATGCTCGAAAAACTCCGCATTAACCCCAC GAAGAAACACGAGGACTTCGGCGACGTCAAGAAGATGGTCACAGATGAGTTTGTGCGACAACG GTATCTGGAGTATGTACTCATCCCCCACAGTGACCCACCCGAACACAATTTTCTTTGGGGTCCGCGTGCTGACAAGGAAGTCTCCAAGGCCAAAATCCTTCAATTTGTAGCAGAA CTTCATGACCAGGATCCTCGGAATTGGAAACATCAGTACGCAGAAGCTCACAAGACTCAAGACAGCCAGCCGAGCTCGAGCAGCCGAAGATGA